In Gilliamella sp. B3022, the sequence CGTTTGTTGCTACGCGTTTTCAATCCTTTGGCTTTTTGACCCCATGGAGACACAGGATGTTTACCAAAGTTACGACCTTCACCACCACCATGTGGATGGTCTACCGGGTTCATTGCTGTACCACGAACAGTAGGACGAATACCACGCCAACGCGAAGCACCTGCTTTACCTAATACACGAAGCATATGTTCTGAATTACCCACTTCACCAATAGTGGCGCGGCAATCAGATAACACTTTACGCATTTCACCTGAACGTAGACGTAATGTTACATAAGCACCATCACGAGCAACGATTTGAACATAACTACCAGCTGAGCGAGCAAGTTGTCCGCCTTTACCTGGTTTCATTTCAATATTATGCACGGTAGAACCGACTGGAATATTGCGCATCGGTAAACAGTTACCTGTTTTAATTGATGCATCAACACCAGATTGGATCTGATCACCTGCTTTTAAGCCTTTAGGCGCTAAAATATAACGACGTTCACCGTCTTTATATAAAACCAATGCAATATTTGCACTGCGATTTGGATCATATTCCAAACGTTCAACAACTGCTGGAATACCATCTTTATTACGCTTAAAGTCAACAATACGATAATGTTGTTTATGACCACCGCCGATATGACGGGTAGTGATACGACCATTATTATTGCGACCACCAGTTTTGCTTTTTGAATCAAGCAACGGTGCATAAGGCTTACCTTTATGCAACTCTGGGTTAACCACTTTAACAACGTGGCGACGACCCGGAGATGTAGGTTTACACTTAACAACTGCCATTGTTCTTACTCCTCCGAATTACTCAGCGACGCCAGCAAGGTCTAAATTTTGACCTTCTGCTAAAGTAACGTAAGCTTTTTTCCAGTCGCTACGGCGACCGATTTGTTGACCACGACGTTTAACTTTGCCTTTAACAACAAGTGTATTAACGCCATCTACTTTAACTTCAAATAGTTGTTCAACTGCGGCTTTAATCTCTCTCTTAGTAGCATCTTTAGTAACTTTCAATACTAATGTATTCGTTTTTTCCATTGAAATAGATGCTTTTTCAGAAATATGTGGTGCTCGCAGGACTTTAAGCAGACGCTCTTCACGAATCATGCTAACATCTCCTCTACTTGTTTAACAGCATCAACAGTGATAACCACTTTGTCAAATGCAATCAAACTAACTGGATCAATACCTGCCACATCACGCACATCAACTTTATGTAAGTTACGTGCTGCTAAGAAAAGATTTTCATCAACATCAGAAGTAATAATAAGAACATCATTAAGGTTCATATCATTTAATTTCTGAGTTAATAATTTAGTCTTAGGTGCTTCAACAGTGAATGTTTCAACCACAACTAAACGTTCTTGACGCACTAATTCAGAGAAAATACTCTTTAATGCACCACGATACATTTTACGGTTAACTTTTTGGCTATGATCTTGTGGTTTTGCTGCAAATGTCACACCACCGCTACGCCAAATAGGGCTCTTAATAGAACCTGAACGAGCACGACCTGTGCCTTTTTGACGCCATGGTTTTTTACCTGAACCAGCGATTTCTGCACGAGTTTTTTGTGCGCGTGAGCCTTGACGAGCAGCAGATGCATAAGCAACAACTACTTGATGAACTAACGCTTCATTAAACTCACGTCCGAAGGTAGTTTCGGAAACAGAAAGCGCTTGCGCGTCTTTTACTACTAATTCCATCTCTATCTCCTCGACGTTAAGCCTTGATTGCCGGTTTAACAATTACGTCACTATTAATTGCGCCTGGAACAGCACCTTTTATTAATAAAAGGTTACGTTCTGCATCAACGCGCACGATATCTAAGTTTTGAACAGTTACACGCTCATTACCTAAGTGACCTGCCATTTTACGACCTTTGAACACTTTACCTGGAGTTTGGTTTTGACCGATAGAGCCATGACCACGGTGTGCCAAAGAGTTACCATGAGTTGCATCTTGAGTACGGAAATTCCAGCGTTTAGTTACACCTGCATAACCTTTACCTTTAGATGTTCCAGTAACATCAACTTTTTTAACGTCAGTGAAAATATCAACGTTAATATTTTGACCTACAGTAAATTCGCCTTCTTCAAAACGGAACTCCCATAGACCACGACCAGCTTCAACGCCAGCCTTAGCGAAATGACCTGCTTCAGGTTTATTTACGCGGCTTGCTTTTTTGCTGCCAGTAGTAACCTGAATAGCTTGATAACCATCATTCTCAAGCGTTTTAACTTGAGTAACGCGGTTGCTTTGAACTTCTACTACGGTGACAGGAATAGAAACACCTTCTTCAGTGAAGATTCGTGTCATTCCTACTTTACGACCGATTAAACCAATCATTGTTTCGACCTCTCAATCATTCAGCTTAGGATTAACCTAAACTGATCTGCACATCAACACCGGCAGCAAGATCTAGACGCATTAAAGCATCAACTGTTTTTTCAGTTGGCTCAACAATATCAACTAGACGTTTATGAGTACGAATCTCATATTGATCACGCGCATCTTTATTTACGTGCGGAGAAATCAATACAGTGAAACGCTCTTTGCGTGTCGGTAATGGAATAGGACCACGAACTTGCGCACCAGTGCGCTTCGCAGTTTCTACAATTTCAGCAGTTGATTGATCAATCAAACGATGATCAAACGCTTTTAACCGGATACGGATTCTTTGGTTCGACATGAGACCAGAGCTCCATTATTTAAAAGTTATAACAAAAGATTACTCCTCTCACCCTGTTTCGATTGACAGGAGAGTGTAATCCGTTCTTTTCGTAACCCCCAAATCGGGAGTATTGTTAATATAATTCAATATATTACATATTAATTATATTTTTATACGCATTTGCTGTTGGAAAATCAACAAACAAAGTGCGTCAATTATACGTAAATTATAAACGAATGCAAGGAGTAATTAATAAAGCATACAGATAATTATTTAACGAACAACATTTTTAAATAACAAGTATAATTATAGGTTTTTGACGCTTGAAAATGAATTTAATCACAACACATCATTTTTAAAAATAAATTATTCATAAATACAGACCAACCTTCCCGCCATTTATTTCAATATAGTAAACTCCATCAGTACTAACAGTAATAGAGATACGTTTCACGCCCTACTGATGAAACTTGTCAACAAATTTAAAAATATTTTGATTGGAATAAATTTTCATACCAATTAAAATTTCAGTTTCTAAACGATTAGGTTTTAAAATGTGAATTTGTGATAATCAATCTTTAATTTTATGAGATTCGAAAGCGAATAAGGTATCAATAAAAATATGACAATAATTATGATAATAAGGAAGAAAAACGCTTTACAGCAATTAAAATAAATTATGGTAAATAAAACCGCCATCATGGCGGTCTCTTTAATGATCTTCTTTAGCGTGATTTAAAGTGTATCTTGGAATTTCAACTTCAAGATCTTCATCAGCAACTCGCGCTTGACAACTTAATCGACTATGAGGCTCTACTCCCCAAGCTTTATCAAGCATGTCATCCTCTTGCTCATCACTTTCTTCGAGTGAATCAAAACCTTTGCGGACAATACAATGGCATGTTGAACAAGCACAAGACATTTCACATGCATGTTCAATTTCAATATCATTACGAAGTGCAACTTCTAAAATAGATTCACCTTCTTCAGCTTCAACTGTTTTGCCTTCAGGACAAAGATCAGCATTAGGTAAAAATGTAATTTTGGGCATAATAATCTCGTTTGTTAAATATCATCAACTTTATGGCCAGTTAAGGCTTGACGAATTGATCTATTCATACGTTTAGCAGCAAACTCTTGAGTCACATTATCAACAATTTTAATATGCTTTTTGATAGCATCACTATCATCTAATTCACTTACTGCTTGTAATTGATGTTTAGCGATTAAAATCTGATTAAGCTGTTGCTCATTTAATAGATCCGCATCTTTATCTAAGGCGCTTTGTAAACTTTCAAGTACTCGTGCTGCTTCAACCTTTTGTTCGACAAGTATTCTTACTTGTTTATCTTGCTGCGCATGATTGATTGAATCTTGGATCATATTAGCAATTTCATTATCAGTTAGACCATAAGAGGGCTTAACTTGAATTGCGGCTTCAACACCTGTTGATTTTTCCATTGCTGTAACATTTAATAAACCATCCGCATCCACTTGGAAAGTGACACGAATATGTGCTCCGCCAGCAGGCATTGGGGGAATACCTCTTAGCGTAAATCGAGCCAACGATCGGCAATCTGCAACACTTTCACGCTCACCTTGTAACACATGAATCATCATGGCTGTTTGACCATCTTTGAATGTGGTAAATTCTTGAGCTCTGGCACATGGTATTGTGCTATTACGTGGGATGATTTTTTCCACTAATTCCCCCATCGTTTCTATTCCTAAAGACAAAGGAATAACATCGAGCAATAACATATCTGAATCGGGCTTATTACCAATCAGAATATCAGCCTGTATTGCCGCACCAATGGCAACAACTTTATCAGGATCAATTGAAGTTAAAGGCTCGTTTCTAAAAAAATCACCTACTAATTGTCGGACTAAAGGGACGCGAGTTGATCCACCAACCATGACAACTTCAACCACTTCATCAATATTGATTTCAGCATCTCTTAATGCACGACGACAAACCACTAAAGTTCGTTTAATTAAAGGTTCAATTAAGTTTTGAAATTGTTCACGCGTTATAGTTAAGGTTCGACCTTCTATATTGGCTAAAGCGGAGTTTTGCTGACTTAATTCTATTTTTATTTTAACTGTTTCATCAATAATTTTTTGGTTTATATAAGGATCAGTATTATTTGCTAAACCTAATTTATTTTTCAAATAATCAGCAAGCAATCGGTCAAAATCATCACCACCAAGCGCTGAATCCCCCCCCGTTGCTAAAACCTCAAACACACCTTTATGTAGACGCAAAATAGAAATATCAAACGTACCACCACCTAAATCATAAACTGCAATAACGCCTTCTTTGCCAGAATCTAAACCATAAGCGATAGCAGCAGCGGTTGGTTCATTCAATAATCTTAAAACATGCAGTCCAGCTAATTTAGCAGCATCTTTAGTCGCTTGCCGTTGCGCGTCATCAAAATAGGCTGGCACTGTAATTACAACACCATCCATCTCGCCTCCTAAACTCTGTTTTGCACGTTGAGCTAAGGCATTCAAAATTTCGGCGGATACTTGTATTGGGTTAACTTGATTATTAGGCAAATTCAATAACGGAACACCATTATCAGTTTGTGAAAAACTATAAGGAAAATAAGCAGTATCAATATCAGATAACTTTCTACCCATTAACCGTTTAACAGAACTCACCGTATTTTGAGGATCATTCACAGCATTAGATTTTGCATACTTACCAATGGTAATAATAAGATTATCATCAACACCTAAACCGTAGTGAACTACTGACGGTAGTAAAAAATCATTATCCAAATCTGGCAGCACTTCGGCTTGTCCGCTACGCACAGTAGCAACTAGTGAATTGGTTGTACCTAAATCAATACCCACAGCTAAACGACGCTGATGAGGTTCAGGAGTTTGTCCCGGTTCACTAATTTGTAATAATACCATTTGAATTGTCTCTAATTGATCTATGCTTAAGTAAGATTATAAAGCATATTGTTTTTCTTGTAACTTTTCGATTTGTTCAATCAATCTAGTTAAATAGCGGATTTTAAAGATTTGATTAAGAGCAGCTGCCCAATCTTGTTTATTCACATATTCTAATAATTCTTTATAAACATCACGTTGACGAGCAAAGACTTCCGAATGAAAATCTTCTAATATAACAAAATCATTCTGACTTTCTATGTCTTCTAATTTTTCACGCAAAGCAAATTGTTCCATTAAAAAATCAGCATCATGGATAATATTTTGCTCTGTTACCACATCAAAACCTTGTAAAGACAAGAAATGTTCAGCAGCTTTAATCGGATTTTTTAATGCATAATAACCGTCATTAATCATTGCTGATTTTTGTACCATCATTATTTTATCGCTATCGCTAGCATTGGCAAAATTATCGGGATGATATTGTTTTTGTAATTGTTGATAATGCGCAGTTAATAACGACATATCTACAGGTAGCTGAATGGGTAAATCAAATAGCTTGAAATAATTAGCCATATTCATTGTCTCAATTACACATTAAAGCTTTCGCCGCAGCCACACTCGTTCTGCGAATTGGGATTATTAAATTTAAAACCTTCGTTTAATCCCTCTTTAACAAAATCCAATTCAGTACCATCAATATAAACCAAACTTTTTTTATCAACAATGACTTTAACATTTTTATCTTCAAATACACTATCATCATCGTTAATAATATCAGCAAATTCTAAAACGTATGCCATACCGGAACAACCTGATGTTTTAACGCCCAATCGCAGTCCAACTCCTTTTCCTCGATTAGCAAGAAAAGCTTGAACACGATTAGCCGCACTCGTTGTTAGTGTAATTGCCATTAACTTTGACCTTTTTTAGTTTTATAGTCATCAATTGCCGCTTTAATTGCATCTTCCGCTAAAAGCGAACAGTGAATTTTAAC encodes:
- the rplB gene encoding 50S ribosomal protein L2; amino-acid sequence: MAVVKCKPTSPGRRHVVKVVNPELHKGKPYAPLLDSKSKTGGRNNNGRITTRHIGGGHKQHYRIVDFKRNKDGIPAVVERLEYDPNRSANIALVLYKDGERRYILAPKGLKAGDQIQSGVDASIKTGNCLPMRNIPVGSTVHNIEMKPGKGGQLARSAGSYVQIVARDGAYVTLRLRSGEMRKVLSDCRATIGEVGNSEHMLRVLGKAGASRWRGIRPTVRGTAMNPVDHPHGGGEGRNFGKHPVSPWGQKAKGLKTRSNKRTDKYIVRRRNKK
- the rplW gene encoding 50S ribosomal protein L23, producing MIREERLLKVLRAPHISEKASISMEKTNTLVLKVTKDATKREIKAAVEQLFEVKVDGVNTLVVKGKVKRRGQQIGRRSDWKKAYVTLAEGQNLDLAGVAE
- the rplD gene encoding 50S ribosomal protein L4, which gives rise to MELVVKDAQALSVSETTFGREFNEALVHQVVVAYASAARQGSRAQKTRAEIAGSGKKPWRQKGTGRARSGSIKSPIWRSGGVTFAAKPQDHSQKVNRKMYRGALKSIFSELVRQERLVVVETFTVEAPKTKLLTQKLNDMNLNDVLIITSDVDENLFLAARNLHKVDVRDVAGIDPVSLIAFDKVVITVDAVKQVEEMLA
- the rplC gene encoding 50S ribosomal protein L3 — translated: MIGLIGRKVGMTRIFTEEGVSIPVTVVEVQSNRVTQVKTLENDGYQAIQVTTGSKKASRVNKPEAGHFAKAGVEAGRGLWEFRFEEGEFTVGQNINVDIFTDVKKVDVTGTSKGKGYAGVTKRWNFRTQDATHGNSLAHRGHGSIGQNQTPGKVFKGRKMAGHLGNERVTVQNLDIVRVDAERNLLLIKGAVPGAINSDVIVKPAIKA
- the rpsJ gene encoding 30S ribosomal protein S10, which produces MSNQRIRIRLKAFDHRLIDQSTAEIVETAKRTGAQVRGPIPLPTRKERFTVLISPHVNKDARDQYEIRTHKRLVDIVEPTEKTVDALMRLDLAAGVDVQISLG
- the fdx gene encoding ISC system 2Fe-2S type ferredoxin, which encodes MPKITFLPNADLCPEGKTVEAEEGESILEVALRNDIEIEHACEMSCACSTCHCIVRKGFDSLEESDEQEDDMLDKAWGVEPHSRLSCQARVADEDLEVEIPRYTLNHAKEDH
- the hscA gene encoding Fe-S protein assembly chaperone HscA; this encodes MVLLQISEPGQTPEPHQRRLAVGIDLGTTNSLVATVRSGQAEVLPDLDNDFLLPSVVHYGLGVDDNLIITIGKYAKSNAVNDPQNTVSSVKRLMGRKLSDIDTAYFPYSFSQTDNGVPLLNLPNNQVNPIQVSAEILNALAQRAKQSLGGEMDGVVITVPAYFDDAQRQATKDAAKLAGLHVLRLLNEPTAAAIAYGLDSGKEGVIAVYDLGGGTFDISILRLHKGVFEVLATGGDSALGGDDFDRLLADYLKNKLGLANNTDPYINQKIIDETVKIKIELSQQNSALANIEGRTLTITREQFQNLIEPLIKRTLVVCRRALRDAEINIDEVVEVVMVGGSTRVPLVRQLVGDFFRNEPLTSIDPDKVVAIGAAIQADILIGNKPDSDMLLLDVIPLSLGIETMGELVEKIIPRNSTIPCARAQEFTTFKDGQTAMMIHVLQGERESVADCRSLARFTLRGIPPMPAGGAHIRVTFQVDADGLLNVTAMEKSTGVEAAIQVKPSYGLTDNEIANMIQDSINHAQQDKQVRILVEQKVEAARVLESLQSALDKDADLLNEQQLNQILIAKHQLQAVSELDDSDAIKKHIKIVDNVTQEFAAKRMNRSIRQALTGHKVDDI
- the hscB gene encoding Fe-S protein assembly co-chaperone HscB, encoding MANYFKLFDLPIQLPVDMSLLTAHYQQLQKQYHPDNFANASDSDKIMMVQKSAMINDGYYALKNPIKAAEHFLSLQGFDVVTEQNIIHDADFLMEQFALREKLEDIESQNDFVILEDFHSEVFARQRDVYKELLEYVNKQDWAAALNQIFKIRYLTRLIEQIEKLQEKQYAL
- the iscA gene encoding iron-sulfur cluster assembly protein IscA, yielding MAITLTTSAANRVQAFLANRGKGVGLRLGVKTSGCSGMAYVLEFADIINDDDSVFEDKNVKVIVDKKSLVYIDGTELDFVKEGLNEGFKFNNPNSQNECGCGESFNV